TGATTTCGAGATACACATTCGAGACGTTTGTCATCGGCGCCAGCAACCGATTTGCACACGCCGCGTGCCTTGCTGTGGCAGAGCGCCCTGCTCAGGGCTACAACCCGCTGTTTATCTACGGCGGCGTCGGTCTCGGCAAAACTCACTTGATGCACGCCATCGGACATTATGTAAAAACACATGATCCGACGGCAAAAATTTCATATCTGTCGTCTGAGAAATTCACCAATGAGTTCATCACAGCCATTCGCGACAGTCAGACAGAAGCGTTTCGCAACAAGTATCGATCAATCGATGTCCTGCTGATTGATGATATTCAGTTTTTGGCCGGCAAAGAATCGACACAGGAAGAATTCTTTCATACGTTTAACAGCTTGCACGAAGCCGGCAAACAAATTGTCATCAGCAGTGACCGGCCCCCGCGAGAGATTCCAACGTTGGAGGATAGGCTGAGATCGCGCTTCGAATGGGGATTAATCACGGATATTCAGCCGCCCGATTTAGAGACGCGAATTGCGATTTTACAGCGCAAAGCACGCTCCGAGGGACTGGAAATCCCCGAAGAGGTGTTGTCGTACATTGCCAATCAAATCGATTCAAACATTCGTGAACTGGAAGGCGCTCTCATTCGAGTGGTCGCTTATTCCTCGTTGGTCAATGAAGACGTCACACCAGAGCTGGCCAAGGCGGCACTGAAGGACATTATCTCGCCAGACCGCATCCGAACGATTACCGTTTCCCATGTCCAAAAGGTCATTGGCGATCACTTTGGTCTGAAAATAGAAGACCTGAAAGGAAAGAAGCGCACGCGAAATATCGCCTTTCCTCGACAAATTGCGATGTATCTGACACGAGAGCTGACAGAAATGTCCCTGCCGAGAATTGGTGAAGCGTTTGGCGGGCGAGATCATACAACTGTGTTACACGCCTGCGAGCGGGTCAATGAAGAGTTGCAAAAGGACGCCGAATTGAAAGCGACGTTAGAGCGTTTGGCGCAAGCGATTCGTACCCTGACCTGATTGTCCACATGTGGATAACGTTTGTCCGAAAAACTAATGCACATATCCACAGGTTTATGAACAGGCTGTTGATTGCTAGATTCCATAGGTGAGTCGGTTATCCACATATTCACCGGCCCTATTACTATGATTACGATTTTAGATATATGATCCTAGATCCTCATTCTATATACTTTAGTGAGTACATCATTGGCTGAACGTGATGCGGAAACTTGGAAGGGGTACGCCATCGTGATGCGGTTTTCCATTCAAAAATCGGCATTAATGCAAGCTATTCAAATTGTGTCAAAGGCTGTCGCTGTTCGCACGACCAAACAAGTGTTATCCGGTATATTGCTAGAGGTTAGCAACCAAGAAATCGTTGCGACCGCGTATGATATGGAATTAGGAATTCAAACGCGGATATATGCCTCTGACGACAATCAATTGACGGTTGAACAAGCCGGTTCCATTGTCCTTCCGGCGAGATATTTCTCAGAAGTCATTCGCAAATTGCCAGACACAGTCATTACTATGCAAGTTGCGAACAACTATATGACAGAAATTTCGACGGCGTCTGTTGAATTTCATTTGCATGGGATTGACGCAGAAGAATTCCCTAAACTCCCGACTTTTGTCGGTGTGCAGGGATTACAGATTCAGGCTTCGATGTTGGATGATCTCATTCGAACCACGGCATTTGCCACCGCAAATACCGAAGTGCGCCCTATCCTGACCGGAATCAACGTTCAATGCAATCATGAGCGATTAACCTTTACGGCCACCGACGGCCTGCGAATGGCAACACATTATGTCCACTTGACGGATGCCCCTGTGTGGCAAGCTGTGATTCCAGGTAAGTCAATGCTCGAGTTGAGCAAAATTCTGCCAACCGACGACTCTGTTGTGGAATTGTATCTGACTGAAAGTCACAGTCTATTTGTCATCGGAGATACGCGCTTCTATACACGGCTCATCGATGGCACCTATCCAGATACGTCTCGCATTATCCCAACGTCTCACAAGACAGAAATTACGGCTGCGGGACAAGCTTTATTAGGCGCCATTGATCGTGCTGCGCTCATTGCGCGAGATCGAGACAATCATATGGTGCGCATGGAAATTCAAAATGACACCATCACGGTCAGTTCTAACTCGCCCGAGATTGGTAATGTCTCCGAAACCATCACCGTCGAACAAAAGACAGGGGATGACTTACAAATTGCCTTTAACGCGCGATATGTCTTGGACGCATTGAGAGCACTGGATGCCGCTCAAGTGACTGCGCGGTTTAACGGAACGACACAAGCGTTCGTCATTGAGAAGACAGGGGACCAAACTATGCTGCAACTGATTTCCCCTGTGCTTTGGAGGTAATTGACAAAGTTTATGGAAATTCGATTTTCCGGGCCTTACATCACCGTCGGCCAATTGCTCAAAAAACTGGATATCGTATCTTCCGGCGGAGAGGTCAAGATCTTTCTCGAGGAAGGTCGACTTTTTGTAAATGGGGAACGCGAAACGCGGCGCGGTCGGAAACTCCTAAACGGGGATACGGTGCGCATTGGCAGACAGACGTATACGTTAAAGGGCGACCCGAATGCATCTGACTGACTTAACGCTGGTCAATTTCCGGAATTATGACGAGCAAACCCTTCGTTTGTCCGAACATGTGAACGTGTTTTGCGGTGAAAACGGGCAAGGAAAGACCAACGCACTTGAGGCCATTGCATTATTGGCAATTGGGAAATCGCATCGAACGGCGAAAGATAAGGACTTGGTGCGCTGGAATCAAGAACAAGCAGTCGTCGACGGCGTTGTAGAAGCGTTACATGGGCCGCGGCGACTGCGCCTTGAACTTGGCGCATCGGGTCGAAAAGCTTATGTGAACCGCGTTCAACAAACAAAAATGACGGATTTTGTCGGTCATTTTCAGGTTGTCTTATTTGCACCTGAAGATCTTCAATTGGTCAAAGGCGGACCCAAGGAGCGTCGACGGTTTATCGATGTCGAGCTCGGTCAAACCCAGCCGATGTATCTACACCATTTGTCGAACTACACACGAACGCTCGCCCAGCGAAACAAACTTTTGAAAAATGGCATAACCGACGACGCCTACCTCGCCTCTTTTGACGAACAGTTAGCCGTCTATGGCGCACATGTGATTCTACGGCGGCTACGCTTTTTGACGCAGTTGCAGCCAGTTGCTCACCAGGTATACGTCGATATTTCCGAAGGTCGGGAAGACTTTGATTTTCGGTACACATCAACAGTGCCACGCGTGAGCACGGAGTTGTCCATCGACGATATCGCCGAACAATTTGCGCGGGCATTGGCGGATCGCCGGCAGATGGACCTTCGCATGGGCTATACAACCGTGGGACCACACCGCGATGACATACAACTTTTTCTCAACGGACAAGATGTACAAAGTTTTGCGAGCCAAGGTCAACAGCGGACTATCGCGTTATCCTTGCGGCTTGCCGAGATCGACTTTATTTACAGGGAAATAGGCGAGTATCCAGTACTCTTGCTGGACGATGTGTTGTCGGAACTTGACGATACGCGTCAGCGCAATCTGGTGTTGTCGATGAGTCGCAAAGTGCAAACCA
Above is a genomic segment from Alicyclobacillus acidoterrestris containing:
- the dnaA gene encoding chromosomal replication initiator protein DnaA, with translation MSARTDTKYFDGLWSQVLAMMKERLSGPTFETWFEGTKILKYDAANHSLFVYTPTPFVKNWIEEHYTTTIQNMIIALTEQEYRIQFVTDWSEEKQDTLPVRQPSRPELYAQPDTEEDQSQGALISRYTFETFVIGASNRFAHAACLAVAERPAQGYNPLFIYGGVGLGKTHLMHAIGHYVKTHDPTAKISYLSSEKFTNEFITAIRDSQTEAFRNKYRSIDVLLIDDIQFLAGKESTQEEFFHTFNSLHEAGKQIVISSDRPPREIPTLEDRLRSRFEWGLITDIQPPDLETRIAILQRKARSEGLEIPEEVLSYIANQIDSNIRELEGALIRVVAYSSLVNEDVTPELAKAALKDIISPDRIRTITVSHVQKVIGDHFGLKIEDLKGKKRTRNIAFPRQIAMYLTRELTEMSLPRIGEAFGGRDHTTVLHACERVNEELQKDAELKATLERLAQAIRTLT
- the dnaN gene encoding DNA polymerase III subunit beta, whose protein sequence is MAERDAETWKGYAIVMRFSIQKSALMQAIQIVSKAVAVRTTKQVLSGILLEVSNQEIVATAYDMELGIQTRIYASDDNQLTVEQAGSIVLPARYFSEVIRKLPDTVITMQVANNYMTEISTASVEFHLHGIDAEEFPKLPTFVGVQGLQIQASMLDDLIRTTAFATANTEVRPILTGINVQCNHERLTFTATDGLRMATHYVHLTDAPVWQAVIPGKSMLELSKILPTDDSVVELYLTESHSLFVIGDTRFYTRLIDGTYPDTSRIIPTSHKTEITAAGQALLGAIDRAALIARDRDNHMVRMEIQNDTITVSSNSPEIGNVSETITVEQKTGDDLQIAFNARYVLDALRALDAAQVTARFNGTTQAFVIEKTGDQTMLQLISPVLWR
- a CDS encoding RNA-binding S4 domain-containing protein produces the protein MTKFMEIRFSGPYITVGQLLKKLDIVSSGGEVKIFLEEGRLFVNGERETRRGRKLLNGDTVRIGRQTYTLKGDPNASD
- the recF gene encoding DNA replication/repair protein RecF (All proteins in this family for which functions are known are DNA-binding proteins that assist the filamentation of RecA onto DNA for the initiation of recombination or recombinational repair.), which codes for MHLTDLTLVNFRNYDEQTLRLSEHVNVFCGENGQGKTNALEAIALLAIGKSHRTAKDKDLVRWNQEQAVVDGVVEALHGPRRLRLELGASGRKAYVNRVQQTKMTDFVGHFQVVLFAPEDLQLVKGGPKERRRFIDVELGQTQPMYLHHLSNYTRTLAQRNKLLKNGITDDAYLASFDEQLAVYGAHVILRRLRFLTQLQPVAHQVYVDISEGREDFDFRYTSTVPRVSTELSIDDIAEQFARALADRRQMDLRMGYTTVGPHRDDIQLFLNGQDVQSFASQGQQRTIALSLRLAEIDFIYREIGEYPVLLLDDVLSELDDTRQRNLVLSMSRKVQTIITTTSLFHLEHELTSDARLFQVASGIITE